The following are encoded together in the Triticum dicoccoides isolate Atlit2015 ecotype Zavitan chromosome 6B, WEW_v2.0, whole genome shotgun sequence genome:
- the LOC119322886 gene encoding uncharacterized protein LOC119322886, with protein MATATMATAAGAAALLYYTLNRRLHTEKLDREGDSDGENGRDAAAGGALESHSMSRVSRRDVRAPATWLETISTLSETLRFTYSETLGKWPIGDLAFGISFLLKRQGNLSVASIYAGDDSVELKGASVVTDLKYLLNLLTLCWHFSKKPFPLFLEATGYSMEDVLMQEPKAGILKPAFTILLDRDRQCILLLIRGTHSIRDTLTAATGAVVPFHHTIVKEGGVSDLVLGYAHFGMVAAARWIAKLATPCLTEALRLYPDYKIKVVGHSLGGGTAALLTYVLREQQEFASATCVSFAPAACMTWELAESGVHFITTVINGADLVPTFSAAAVDDLRSEVTASAWLNDLRHQIEQTRILSTFYRSASALGSRLPSMANAKARVAGAGAILRPVSNGTQVVMRRARSVAQAAWTRPGLQLSSWACIGPRRRNTTSIVTSEEITTSTTNGGSESTSLLTETTMETTEIVTSETTQYAASEEVQSTISASDAVGTLDDKVDSDGEDIIDHHVDEDRITEVELWQQLENELYRKREGENNIVEEMTESNIAEEVGGRAQDVLSEPNEKEVHRFYPPGKIMHVITSTREAVIDDDDETSVHEDEEPDLHQVDATGESETSIGIFLTPRSLYGKLRLSKMMINDHYMPMYRRNIEQLVAELEKDLAL; from the exons ATGGCAACGGCCACAATGGCGACGGCTGCCGGCGCCGCCGCGCTGCTCTACTACACGCTGAACCGCCGGCTGCACACGGAGAAGCTGGACAGGGAAGGGGACTCGGATGGCGAGAATGGCAGGgatgcggcggcgggcggcgcgctcGAGTCCCATAGCATGAGCCGGGTGTCGCGGAGGGACGTGCGCGCCCCCGCCACCTGGCTGGAAACCATCTCGACTCTGTCGGAGACGCTGCGCTTCACGTACTCTGAGACCCTTGGGAAGTGGCCCATTGGGGACCTTGCTTTCGGGATCAGCTTCCTCCTCAAGAGACAG GGAAACTTATCTGTAGCAAGCATATATGCTGGAGATGATAGTGTGGAGCTCAAAGGAGCTTCAGTAGTTACGGACTTGAAGTATCTTTTGAATTTGTTGACACTGTGTTGGCATTTTTCCAAAAAGCCATTCCCGTTATTTTTGGAAGCTACTGGCTACTCCATGGAGGATGTTCTCATGCAAgaacctaaagcagga ATTTTGAAGCCAGCTTTCACCATTTTACTTGATAGAGACAGACAATGTATACTTCTACTAATTAGAGGCACCCATAGTATCAGGGATACCCTGACAGCTGCTACAGGTGCTGTGGTTCCATTCCACCATACAATAGTCAAAGAAGGTGGTGTTAGTGATCTAGTTTTAGGGTATGCACATTTTGGGATGGTTGCAGCGGCTAGATGGATTGCAAAGCTTGCAACTCCTTGTCTCACTGAAGCATTACGTTTGTATCCAGATTATAAAATAAAG GTTGTTGGACATTCACTTGGAGGTGGTACAGCAGCTCTCTTGACATATGTCCTGAGGGAACAGCAGGAGTTTGCCTCTGCTACTTGCGTGTCATTTGCTCCAG CTGCTTGTATGACATGGGAGCTGGCTGAGTCGGGAGTACATTTTATCACTACAGTCATCAATGGAGCTGATTTGGTGCCAACATTTTCGGCAGCGGCAGTAGATGATCTTCGTTCAGAG GTGACGGCATCTGCCTGGCTGAATGATCTCCGTCACCAAATCGAGCAAACTAGAATCCTGAGCACTTTCTATCGATCTGCATCTGCCTTGGGATCGCGACTTCCTTCTATGGCAAATGCTAAAGCTAGAGTAGCTGGTGCTGGTGCCATCCTAAGACCTGTATCTAATGGGACACAG GTTGTAATGAGGAGAGCTCGCAGTGTAGCACAAGCAGCGTGGACAAGACCGGGGCTACAACTATCCTCATGGGCTTGTATTGGGCCAAGGCGACGGAATACTACCTCAATTGTCACATCAGAGGAAATAACAACTTCCACTACCAACGGTGGCTCTGAATCCACTTCACTATTGACTGAGACCACGATGGAAACCACAGAGATAGTTACATCTGAAACCACGCAGTATGCTGCATCAGAAGAGGTCCAGAGCACCATCTCGGCATCCGATGCTGTTGGTACTTTGGATGACAAGGTAGATAGTGACGGTGAAGACATCATCGATCATCACGTGGATGAGGACAGGATCACCGAAGTGGAGCTGTGGCAACAACTTGAAAACGAGCTGTACCGGAAAAGGGAAGGGGAGAACAACATAGTGGAAGAGATGACTGAAAGTAACATCGCCGAGGAAGTTGGCGGCAGAGCTCAAGATGTCCTCAGTGAACCCAACGAGAAGGAGGTCCACAGATTCTACCCGCCCGGGAAAATCATGCATGTAATAACCTCCACAAGAGAAGCAGTCATAGACGACGATGACGAGACCAGTGTTCACGAGGATGAAGAGCCCGACCTTCACCAAGTTGATGCTACCGGGGAGTCGGAGACAAGCATAGGAATCTTCTTGACGCCAAGATCTCTGTACGGCAAGCTGAGGCTGTCGAAGATGATGATCAACGATCATTACATGCCGATGTACAGAAGAAACATCGAGCAGTTGGTTGCGGAGCTTGAGAAGGACCTGGCTCTGTAG